The segment GACGGCGCTGAGCATCATGACGATGCCAGCCCATCGCGATCGGCCAATATCGGCCGTTTCGTTACGTCACCCCCCATGTGCCCCCGACCTAGATCACCAACCGCATTGTTTGCCCTTATTCTGATCCTTTAACCATGTCATGAGCGGCTGGAAGTAAGAAATCATTGCCGAACCATCGATTTCCCTTGTGCCGGTGAAGGCTTCAAGCGCGTCGGGCCAGGGCTTGGACGCGCCCATTTCGAGCATCGCGTTGAGCTTCGCACCAACCTCTTTGTTGCCGTAGAAGGAGCAGCGATGGAGCGGCCCCTTCCAGCCCGACTGCTCGCAAGCCGCCTTGTAGAACTGGAACTGAAGGATGCGCGCAAGGAAATAGCGCGTGTACGGCGTGTTGCCCGGGATGTGATATTTCCCGCCCGCGTCGAAATTCGCCTCGCTGCGATCAACCGGCGGGACGATGCCCTGATATTGCAGGCGCAGATCGGTCCATGCCTTGTTGTAGTGATTGGCCGGAATCTGGCCGCTGAATACGCCCCAGCGCCATTTGTCGACGAGCAGGCCGAAGGGCAGGAAGGCAACCTTGTCCATCGCCTGACGCAGCAGCAGGCCGAGATCCTTGTCTTCGGACGGAACCTCGTTCTGCTTGAGCAGGCCGATCTGGACCAGATAATCGGGCGTGATCGACAGCGCGACGAAATCGCCGATCGCCTCGTGGAAGCCGTCATTCGCGCCGTTGAGGTAGAGGAAGGGCTGCTTGTTATAGGCACGCTGGTAATAATTGTGGCCAAGTTCGTGGTGGATCGTGACGAAATCGTCCGAATTCACCTTGGTGCACATCTTGATGCGGATATCGTCCTTGTTGTCGATATCCCATGCCGAGGCGTGGCAGACCACTTCACGGTCAGCCGGCTTGACGATCTGCGAGCGTTTCCAGAAGGTTTCGGGCAGCGGCGTGAAACCGAGCGAGCTGTAGAAGCCCTCCCCGATCTTCACCATCTTCACCGGATCGTCACCGCGACGCTTGAGCAGTTCACCGATATCGAAGCCGACATCGCCTGCCCCCTTGGGCGCGACGACATCATAGATGTTGCCCCATTCCTGCGCCCACATATTGCCGAGCAGATCGGCGCGGATCGCCCCCGATTTGGGCTGGACGGCATCGCCATATTTCTCGTTCAGCTTGGTGCGGGTGTAGCAATGCAGTTCGTCATAGAGCGGCTTCACCTGCGCCCAGAGCTTGTCGGTCAGCTTGGCGAAATCGTCTGCGGGCATGTCATAGCCCGAGCGCCACATCGCGCCGACATCCTTATAGCCAAGCTCCTGCGCGCCCTTGTTCGCGATCTCGACCATGCGGGTATAGTCCTGCCGCATCGGCGCGCCGACATTGTCGTGCCAGCTGGCCCACATTTCCTTGAGCTGGGCGGGATTGCGGCTGGTGCCCATTTCGGCCTCGATGTCCGAGCCGCCGATCGGCTTGCCGTCGAGCGTGCCGCGGCCCTTGCCATAGGCCGAGTTGAGGCGCGTCGCGATTTCGTTGAGTTCGGTCGCGGCGCCCGCCGTCGTCGGCGCAGGCAGCACGATGCCGCCGCGCAGGATATCGAGCTTGCGCACCGTATCGGCGGACAGCCCCGGCACCTTCTGGAACTTGGCGGCCTCAAGCGCGAGGCGCACCGACTTCTCGGTACCTTCCGCGCCGCTCTTGGCGGCAAGCGCATCGGTATCGTCAGTGATATAGGTGGCGTTGACCCAGGCTACGCGCGACGCATCGACCGCATAGTCGAACAGTTCCTTTTCAGCCGCGGCGATAAATGCATCCGCGTCAGCGGCGGTGAGCGCCTTGGCAGGGCGGGTATCCGCCTTCTGGGCATAAAGCGGTGCGGCGCTGGCGAGCAAGGTGCCCAGCGCAAGCGCGGAAAGAGCCGATTTCATATGTGGGTATCCCCAAAGTCTGTTTGCTTGTTGGGGCGCAGACTGAACCGCGCCCCCTGTAGAATCAAGCCGCTAGAAAATCGCGGATCGCCTGTCCCAGTTCGGACTTGGTAACCGCGCTCATGTGGTTGCCCGGAATGGCGAGGAAACGCGCGCCCGGAATGGCCTGCGCCAGCGCCTCGCCCGAGCCATTGTCGTCGTCATCCTCACCCGTCACGACGAGCACGGGCAGATCGATCGCGGCGAGCTGTTCGGGCGCAGTATCGACAAAGGTTTCGAGGATGAGGAGCAGCGCCTGCGGATCGCCCTTGGTTGTCTTGAGGAACGCCTCGGTCATCCATTCGCTCGTCCCGCGATCGAAGCTGCCGAGATTGGTGAGGACATTGCGGAAATAGGTGCCCCGCCCCGCCGTATCGATGATCCCGTCATAGCCCATGCCGCACAGCACCGCGCGGCGAGGCTTTGCCCCCTGGACGAGCATCCGCGTGACCGTGCGGCCACCCAGCGAATAGCCGGCCAGATCATAATCCGTGAGCCCGAGATGGCGCAGCAGCGCAAAACCATCGGCCGCCAGCACATCGGGCGGATAGGCCTCTGCCTCATGCGGCTTGCCGCTTTCGC is part of the Sphingomonas sp. C3-2 genome and harbors:
- a CDS encoding M2 family metallopeptidase, translated to MKSALSALALGTLLASAAPLYAQKADTRPAKALTAADADAFIAAAEKELFDYAVDASRVAWVNATYITDDTDALAAKSGAEGTEKSVRLALEAAKFQKVPGLSADTVRKLDILRGGIVLPAPTTAGAATELNEIATRLNSAYGKGRGTLDGKPIGGSDIEAEMGTSRNPAQLKEMWASWHDNVGAPMRQDYTRMVEIANKGAQELGYKDVGAMWRSGYDMPADDFAKLTDKLWAQVKPLYDELHCYTRTKLNEKYGDAVQPKSGAIRADLLGNMWAQEWGNIYDVVAPKGAGDVGFDIGELLKRRGDDPVKMVKIGEGFYSSLGFTPLPETFWKRSQIVKPADREVVCHASAWDIDNKDDIRIKMCTKVNSDDFVTIHHELGHNYYQRAYNKQPFLYLNGANDGFHEAIGDFVALSITPDYLVQIGLLKQNEVPSEDKDLGLLLRQAMDKVAFLPFGLLVDKWRWGVFSGQIPANHYNKAWTDLRLQYQGIVPPVDRSEANFDAGGKYHIPGNTPYTRYFLARILQFQFYKAACEQSGWKGPLHRCSFYGNKEVGAKLNAMLEMGASKPWPDALEAFTGTREIDGSAMISYFQPLMTWLKDQNKGKQCGW
- a CDS encoding alpha/beta fold hydrolase; the protein is MVTTFDVSVHHFQADDGTMLAWHEMGEGRPLVLIHGYFSNANTNWIRYGHAALLADAGYRVIMPDLRAHGESGKPHEAEAYPPDVLAADGFALLRHLGLTDYDLAGYSLGGRTVTRMLVQGAKPRRAVLCGMGYDGIIDTAGRGTYFRNVLTNLGSFDRGTSEWMTEAFLKTTKGDPQALLLILETFVDTAPEQLAAIDLPVLVVTGEDDDDNGSGEALAQAIPGARFLAIPGNHMSAVTKSELGQAIRDFLAA